The following coding sequences are from one Humulus lupulus chromosome X, drHumLupu1.1, whole genome shotgun sequence window:
- the LOC133806965 gene encoding BTB/POZ domain-containing protein At4g08455: MRRRRLTSQSQNYETDMDSDSDSVTETTRCISCQEDYDAHDGGTCKECYDEANETEEDLKREIEDLKAKVAFLKLCDPIYYPNHYCTGPRSYSPCFSDVVLVAFEGTSGAPAPPVPAHKAVLVSRSPVFKAMLESEMEESRSGTIKINDVSYEALRAFVNYLYTAEASLNERMAYSLVVLAEKYQVNHLKTYCERFLVSTLNWDNSIGSYAFAHQHNAKLVLEASLLLITENMDKLTKREEYLELKEKDPRLIVEIYEASLSKQVNTAACKDSSQKT, encoded by the exons ATGCGACGGCGCCGTCTTACGTCGCAGAGTCAGAATTACGAGACGGATATGGACTCGGATTCAGATTCAGTTACGGAGACGACGAGGTGCATATCGTGTCAGGAGGACTACGACGCACATGATGGCGGCACCTGCAAGGAGTGCTACGACGAGGCCAACGAGACGGAGGAGGACCTCAAGCGCGAGATCGAAGACCTCAAAGCCAAGGTCGCTTTTCTCAAGCTCTGCGATCCTATCTATTATCCCAACCATTACTGCACTGGCCCTAGGTCCTATTCTCCTTGCTTCTCCGACGTCGTTTTGGTTGCATTCGAAGGCACTTCCGGTGCTCCTGCCCCGCCCGTTCCGGCTCATAAGGCTGTTTTG GTGAGTCGTTCCCCAGTATTCAAAGCCATGCTCGAGAGTGAAATGGAAGAAAGCCGAAGCGGCACCATAAAGATCAACGATGTATCATACGAGGCCCTTCGTGCCTTTGTCAACTATTTGTACACAGCCGAGGCCAGTCTTAATGAGCGTATGGCTTATTCCCTCGTAGTGTTGGCTGAAAAATATCAGGTAAATCATCTCAAGACCTATTGTGAGAGGTTCCTGGTATCCACTTTGAACTGGGACAATTCAATTGGGAGCTATGCCTTCGCCCACCAGCACAATGCTAAGCTTGTCCTCGAGGCATCCTTGCTACTGATTACAGAGAACATGGACAAGCTAACTAAAAGAGAGGAGTATTTGGAGCTTAAGGAGAAAGATCCACGCCTTATAGTTGAAATCTATGAAGCTTCTCTCTCCAAACAAGTCAATACAGCTGCCTGTAAAGATTCTTCTCAGAAGACATAG
- the LOC133806964 gene encoding probable methyltransferase PMT10 yields the protein MKTVTSTATDILKTPTFVKVSAIVLISLSVFFLACHFFSNSYYPLAFTFFSPSSVVSDDDGDFRGFTSSVNSPSLMDSPLSSPLPLPPLRTPPPPPPPSAARRTGIVDENGAMSEEFEVGEFDPSLIEDLRNCSGGGERIDNGVKEKVRVEKFKLCDQSMMDYIPCLDNVEEIKKLNSTQRGEKFERHCPGEGKALDCVVPRPKGYQNRIPWPQSRNEVWFSNVPHTRLVADKGGQNWIAVKEDKFVFPGGGTQFIHGADKYLDQISEMVPQIAFGRNTRIALDIGCGVASFGAFLMQRNVTTLSIAPKDVHKNQIQFALERGVPAMVAAFATRRLLYPSQAFDLIHCSRCRVNWTRDDGILLLEVNRLLRAGGYFVWAAQPVNKHEENLQEQWKEMEDLTTRICWELVKKEGYIVIWQKPLNNSCYSNRNPGVQPQLCDTTDDPDSVWYVSLKPCITRLPDNGFGANLTAWPERLQNPPERLQSITMDGYISRKELLRAESQYWKDIIDGYLRAYHWRELKFRNILDMRAGFGGFATALIEHQYDGWVMNVVPVSGFNTLPVIYDRGLVGVMHDWCEPFDTYPRTYDLIHAAGLFSIEKKRCNITSIMLEIDRMMRPGGRAYIRDSVSVISELQEIASAIGWVPALHDTGEGPFASWKILICEKRL from the exons ATGAAGACCGTCACCTCCACCGCAACCGACATTCTCAAAACCCCGACTTTTGTCAAAGTATCCGCCATTGTTCTAATCTCTCTCTCCGTGTTCTTCCTCGCTTGTCATTTCTTCTCTAACTCTTACTATCCCCTCGCCTTCACTTTCTTCTCCCCTTCCTCCGTGGTCTCCGATGATGATGGTGATTTTCGAGGATTCACTTCGTCTGTTAATTCCCCCTCACTGATGGATTCTCCATTGTCGTCTCCTCTTCCTCTGCCACCGCTGCGGACACCTCCACCTCCGCCACCTCCCTCGGCAGCGAGGAGGACGGGGATAGTCGACGAGAATGGGGCGATGTCGGAGGAGTTTGAGGTCGGAGAGTTCGATCCGAGTTTGATAGAGGATCTGAGGAATTGCAGCGGTGGAGGTGAAAGAATAGACAATGGGGTTAAGGAGAAGGTTAGGGTTGAGAAGTTCAAGCTCTGTGATCAGAGCATGATGGACTACATTCCTTGTCTGGATAATGTGGAGGAGATAAAGAAGTTGAATTCGACCCAGAGAGGGGAGAAGTTCGAGAGGCATTGCCCTGGCGAAGGCAAAGCTTTGGATTGCGTGGTGCCGAGGCCCAAAGGCTACCAGAATCGGATTCCATGGCCGCAAAGCAGAAACGAG GTATGGTTCAGTAATGTTCCTCATACACGTCTGGTTGCAGACAAAGGCGGTCAGAATTGGATAGCTGTAAAGGAAGATAAATTTGTTTTTCCTGGAGGTGGGACACAGTTTATTCATGGTGCGGATAAATACTTGGACCAGATTTCAGAG ATGGTTCCCCAAATTGCATTCGGGCGAAACACACGAATTGCGTTAGACATTGGTTGTGGAGTGGCAAGTTTCGGAGCCTTTTTGATGCAACGTAATGTGACCACTTTGTCAATAGCACCGAAAGATGTCCATAAGAATCAGATTCAGTTTGCATTGGAGCGAGGTGTGCCTGCTATGGTCGCCGCATTTGCCACGAGGCGGTTGTTGTATCCAAGCCAGGCATTTGACTTGATTCATTGCTCAAGATGCAGAGTTAATTGGACTCGGGATG ACGGAATTTTGCTTCTCGAGGTCAACAGGTTGTTAAGGGCCGGAGGATATTTTGTTTGGGCAGCACAACCTGTTAATAAACACGAAGAAAACCTGCAAGAACAATGGAAAG AGATGGAAGACCTCACCACCCGTATTTGTTGGGAACTTGTAAAGAAAGAAGGATATATTGTTATATGGCAGAAGCCTTTGAACAATAGCTGCTACTCTAATCGCAACCCTGGAGTGCAGCCTCAGCTATGTGATACCACTGATGATCCAGATAGTGTTTG GTACGTTAGTTTGAAGCCATGCATCACTCGATTGCCCGATAATGGTTTTGGAGCTAACCTTACTGCATGGCCTGAACGACTTCAAAATCCACCAGAAAGGCTCCAGAGCATAACGATGGATGGCTACATATCTAGAAAGGAACTCCTTAGAGCAGAATCACAGTACTGGAAGGATATAATAGATGGCTATCTTCGTGCTTATCACTGGAGAGAGTTGAAGTTTAGAAATATTCTGGACATGAGAGCTGGATTTGGAGG GTTTGCAACAGCTCTCATCGAGCACCAATATGATGGCTGGGTTATGAACGTTGTCCCTGTTAGTGGGTTTAATACGTTGCCTGTTATCTATGATCGTGGACTCGTTGGAGTTATGCATGATTG GTGCGAGCCATTTGACACTTATCCAAGGACATATGACTTAATACATGCGGCAGGTCTCTTCTCTATTGAAAAAAAGAG ATGTAACATAACAAGCATCATGCTTGAGATTGATCGGATGATGAGGCCCGGTGGCCGGGCTTATATACGTGACTCAGTATCTGTAATAAGCGAACTTCAAGAAATTGCTAGTGCCATAGGTTGGGTGCCTGCATTACATGACACAGGTGAAGGTCCTTTTGCAAGCTGGAAAATCCTAATATGTGAGAAGCGGTTGTGA